One genomic segment of Streptococcus salivarius includes these proteins:
- a CDS encoding DUF1146 family protein, whose amino-acid sequence MTIINQFVTLASHLVFIGLSYHMLISLFDWAKIIKNPIENTGKLKLFLLFISIALGYLISSFILSVLAFGQNMASSIS is encoded by the coding sequence ATGACTATTATTAATCAATTCGTCACTTTGGCGAGTCACCTTGTATTTATAGGATTGAGCTACCATATGCTGATTAGCCTCTTTGATTGGGCAAAAATCATCAAAAATCCGATTGAAAATACTGGTAAATTGAAACTCTTTTTGCTCTTTATCAGTATTGCCTTAGGCTATCTTATCAGTTCCTTTATTCTGTCGGTTTTAGCTTTTGGACAGAATATGGCTAGCTCAATTTCTTAA
- a CDS encoding glycosyl hydrolase family 8, producing the protein MKIKYFKYFWFIVTLGLFVFLMFSVRIKTKTDIRNRIYQQWERHFVVKDGNEAYIKTTNDKDKDIVLSESQSYGMLITVRAAQKGLASQQDFERLYKYYLSHRIEGSQLMSWEQIVQKSSKNVDEHNATDGDLYIAYALIEASKQWPSQKDEYQTQSKAILQDILKYNYNENTGILTVGNWANRDSKYYNLMRTSDALPKQFQSFYEVTKDKKWLSISDKMLSSLETISSQTETGLIPDFIWVDQSGVRNVKPHTISSQFDSTYSYNACRLPYNLTQSNDEKSQRVLSKLLDFFMTQKNIFSNYNLDGNFLDDHQAACFKAPIALAADKDSGYLKLVQQNKIVFMQNLPVNNYYDSAIITLVTMEFF; encoded by the coding sequence ATGAAAATAAAATACTTTAAATATTTTTGGTTTATAGTAACCCTAGGTCTATTTGTTTTTTTGATGTTTTCAGTAAGAATTAAAACCAAGACAGATATTCGTAATAGGATTTACCAACAGTGGGAGAGACACTTCGTAGTAAAAGATGGTAATGAAGCTTATATCAAAACTACAAATGATAAAGATAAGGACATTGTACTCTCGGAGTCCCAAAGTTACGGGATGCTAATAACTGTTAGAGCGGCTCAGAAAGGTCTAGCGAGTCAACAAGATTTTGAAAGACTCTACAAATATTATTTATCTCATCGTATTGAAGGAAGTCAATTGATGTCTTGGGAACAAATTGTTCAAAAGAGTTCTAAAAATGTTGACGAACACAATGCAACGGACGGAGATCTTTATATTGCTTATGCTTTAATTGAAGCCTCAAAACAGTGGCCAAGTCAGAAAGACGAGTATCAAACGCAGTCTAAGGCTATCTTGCAGGATATTCTCAAATATAATTATAATGAAAATACTGGAATCTTAACTGTTGGGAACTGGGCAAACAGAGATTCAAAGTATTATAATCTAATGAGAACATCTGATGCTTTACCAAAGCAATTCCAATCATTTTATGAAGTTACTAAAGATAAAAAATGGTTGAGTATTAGCGATAAGATGTTAAGCAGTCTGGAAACAATTAGTTCTCAAACAGAAACCGGATTAATTCCAGATTTTATCTGGGTTGACCAATCGGGAGTTCGTAATGTTAAGCCTCATACTATCTCCTCCCAGTTTGACTCTACTTATTCTTATAACGCTTGTCGTCTTCCATACAATCTTACACAAAGTAACGATGAAAAGAGTCAGAGAGTCCTCAGTAAGCTATTGGATTTCTTCATGACACAGAAGAATATTTTTTCTAATTATAATTTAGATGGTAATTTTTTAGATGACCATCAGGCTGCATGTTTTAAAGCACCAATTGCTCTTGCAGCTGATAAAGATTCAGGATATTTGAAATTGGTTCAGCAAAATAAAATTGTTTTTATGCAGAACCTACCAGTAAATAATTATTATGATTCTGCAATTATTACTTTGGTTACCATGGAATTTTTTTAA
- a CDS encoding glycosyltransferase family 2 protein, with product MVSQFLMIFTLVSIWISLIWGVVILVSGVHFWLKHSDFKVDKKALPYYPKVTIVVPAHNEDVVIAQTAKAILNLNYPHDKVELLLFADNCSDSTYEECLSVQALPEYEGRNITIINRKGTGGKAGVLNDALKMAEGDYICIYDADAMPEKNALYFLVKEVLKDPERRVAAFGRNKTRNAKQNFLTRCINQEIVVTQRVHHVGMWHLFKIGRIPGTNFIIQTDFVKSIGGWRNGALTEDTDISFKIMQSGKLIALAYNSEAFQQEPETLKSYYMQRKRWAKGNYEVVLSNFKHLFGKGNWRVKLEVANYSCIFFWFNGAIVLSDLIFFANVLAIILHPFFPTIQIPFAFDASNIYIAQLMLFNWLLMIGLYLLQINVALASQFGQATSKQVWLAILSYFSYAQLFIIVSLDSLWSIIMDKVLHREGTTWVKTKRFAE from the coding sequence ATGGTTAGTCAATTTTTAATGATTTTTACGCTAGTATCAATTTGGATTTCTTTAATTTGGGGAGTAGTTATCCTAGTTTCTGGTGTTCATTTTTGGCTAAAGCATAGTGATTTTAAAGTAGATAAGAAAGCATTGCCTTATTATCCAAAGGTTACTATTGTCGTTCCAGCACATAATGAAGATGTCGTTATTGCACAGACTGCCAAAGCTATATTAAATTTGAATTATCCACATGACAAAGTTGAGTTACTTTTATTTGCGGACAATTGTTCAGATAGTACTTATGAAGAGTGTTTATCTGTTCAGGCATTACCAGAATATGAAGGTCGTAATATCACAATTATTAACCGCAAAGGAACTGGTGGAAAAGCGGGCGTTCTTAATGATGCGCTCAAGATGGCAGAAGGTGATTATATTTGTATTTATGATGCGGATGCCATGCCTGAAAAGAATGCACTTTACTTTTTAGTTAAGGAAGTTTTAAAAGATCCAGAAAGAAGAGTAGCTGCTTTTGGACGGAATAAAACAAGAAATGCAAAACAAAATTTCTTAACACGTTGTATAAATCAAGAAATTGTCGTAACGCAACGTGTACACCATGTTGGAATGTGGCATTTGTTTAAAATAGGTCGTATTCCAGGTACTAATTTTATTATTCAAACTGATTTTGTAAAAAGTATTGGTGGTTGGAGAAATGGTGCTTTAACAGAAGATACAGATATTTCCTTCAAGATTATGCAAAGCGGTAAATTAATTGCATTGGCATATAATTCCGAGGCGTTTCAACAAGAACCTGAGACCCTTAAAAGTTACTATATGCAACGAAAACGTTGGGCCAAAGGTAATTACGAAGTTGTTTTATCAAATTTTAAACACTTGTTCGGTAAAGGAAATTGGCGAGTAAAACTAGAAGTTGCTAATTACTCTTGTATTTTCTTCTGGTTTAATGGAGCGATTGTCTTATCAGATTTAATTTTCTTTGCCAATGTTTTAGCTATTATTTTACATCCTTTCTTTCCTACTATACAAATTCCGTTTGCATTTGATGCAAGTAATATATACATAGCTCAATTGATGTTATTTAATTGGCTATTAATGATTGGTTTGTATTTATTACAAATCAATGTTGCGTTAGCATCGCAATTCGGACAAGCGACAAGTAAGCAAGTTTGGCTAGCGATTCTCTCTTATTTTAGTTACGCACAGTTGTTCATTATTGTTTCTTTAGATTCGTTGTGGTCTATTATCATGGATAAAGTTCTTCATCGTGAAGGAACAACATGGGTTAAAACTAAACGTTTTGCAGAATAG
- the wecB gene encoding non-hydrolyzing UDP-N-acetylglucosamine 2-epimerase: MGKLNIMVVFGTRPEAIKMAPLILELKKHQETINTITVVTAQHRQMLDQVLDTFEIVPDYDLDIMGKNQSLQEITSKILSKFDPVVKKEKPDLVLVHGDTTTTFAAGLVAFYNKVSIGHVEAGLRTYDKYSPYPEEMNRQMTDSFSDLYFAPTQESKANLLSENHKKEAIYVTGNTAIDALKLTVKDNYYHEVLDKIDDRRKIILVTMHRRENQGEPMHRVFKTLRLMVDNHPEIEVVYPVHLSPSVQAVAKEVLGDHDRIHLIAPLDVFDFHNLASRSYFIMSDSGGVQEEAPSLGKPVLVLRDTTERPEGVKAGTLKLVGTDTKKVKEAMESLLTDEALYKEMSEAPNPYGDGKAAERIVQAIKVYFNLADSVSEFHEGGD, encoded by the coding sequence ATGGGAAAATTAAATATTATGGTTGTCTTTGGAACGAGGCCAGAGGCAATAAAAATGGCGCCGTTAATTCTTGAGTTGAAAAAACATCAAGAAACTATTAATACTATTACAGTGGTGACAGCACAACATCGTCAGATGCTTGATCAAGTTTTGGATACTTTTGAAATAGTTCCTGATTATGATTTGGATATCATGGGGAAAAATCAATCGCTTCAGGAAATTACTTCTAAAATTTTGTCTAAATTTGATCCTGTTGTAAAAAAAGAAAAACCTGATTTGGTTTTAGTTCATGGTGATACAACAACAACTTTTGCTGCCGGCTTAGTTGCATTTTATAATAAAGTAAGTATCGGCCATGTTGAGGCTGGACTTAGAACATACGATAAATATTCACCATATCCAGAGGAAATGAACCGTCAGATGACTGATAGCTTTTCTGATTTATATTTTGCACCTACTCAAGAAAGTAAGGCTAATTTATTGTCAGAAAATCATAAAAAAGAGGCTATTTATGTCACTGGTAATACAGCGATAGATGCCCTAAAACTAACAGTTAAAGATAATTATTATCATGAAGTTCTAGATAAAATTGATGATAGAAGAAAGATTATTTTAGTAACGATGCACCGTAGAGAAAATCAAGGTGAGCCAATGCATCGAGTATTCAAAACTCTTCGACTAATGGTTGATAACCATCCTGAGATTGAAGTAGTTTATCCTGTTCATTTGAGTCCCTCTGTACAAGCAGTAGCGAAAGAAGTTTTGGGTGACCATGATAGAATTCATCTAATTGCTCCTTTGGATGTTTTTGATTTCCATAATTTAGCATCTAGAAGTTATTTTATTATGTCGGATTCAGGTGGCGTTCAAGAAGAAGCTCCCTCACTTGGAAAGCCTGTCTTAGTATTACGAGATACAACGGAACGTCCAGAAGGTGTTAAAGCTGGGACACTGAAACTTGTCGGGACAGATACAAAAAAAGTGAAAGAAGCAATGGAGTCGCTTTTAACAGATGAAGCTCTATATAAAGAAATGTCTGAAGCTCCCAATCCTTATGGTGATGGAAAAGCAGCTGAAAGAATAGTTCAAGCTATTAAAGTGTACTTTAATTTAGCAGATTCTGTTTCAGAGTTCCATGAAGGGGGAGATTAG